The Bacillaceae bacterium IKA-2 DNA window GCCAAATTCAAAACACCTCTTTTTATAATAAAGGCCCGCTATCGCGGACCTAACAGATTAACAGTTTTACAGATTTCAGATTGACGAAATAAAAGCGGAACGGAACCCGCGATACGAAGACGAAAACGAACGCTCATAGAACAAGTTCAAAGCAAAGACGCCAGCAATCGCACCAGTAGTCCAATGGCCACCCCGATTCGGGAACCGCTCTCCTAAGGCGTTGAAATAATATCCATCATTCCCATAAGCGCTCGCTCCTGTTGCATCAGCGGTGGCAGGGATGGCGAGACCTTCCCATAACATGCCTGGACTATTAGGGATAACTCCTTCTTTTAGAGTTAATATTTTATGACCACTAGTCATTCCAGTCGTTACATTGACTCCGGTATTAATCCACAATGACTCGGCGTCTCCGAAATTATTATCTACCATTACATGAGCGATACCATCAACGATCTTATAACCTTGCACCCATTCCCAAATGTTTCCGTTAAGATCAAAGATGCCATCATTTGTACCATCGTGTGACCAAGATGCGGGACCTGATCCCGTTAATACACGATCGCTAGTCCCTGCTTTTCTTCCAGTCTCATAAGGGGCGGCAATGTCTTTCCCATAATTATTATTACCTCTAGGCATCGAACCGTTCTTTTTTGCCCACTCGGCAATTACTGCCCACTCAGGATTAGTCGCCAGATGCCATCCTGCCCCTTTAGCTTCGCACGCTGCCTTGGATTGGTCATACGTGATGCTTGTGCGAGCATCAACACCAGGAATAGAGTAAGCTCGACCGTCATGCACGATATTTTGAAACTTAGACATCCAAAACTCATTTTTAACTTGTCCATTTACAATAAATGCAGGAAAGGGAGTGCTAGCCCCTCCGGTGATAATATCAGCATAATTTTGTTTGTTAACACAAACCATTATGCTAGGGTTTCCTTTGTCATCGTACATAACTGTATTTTTACCGCCAGTCGCCGCTTCTACCGCTTGCCTATAAGTGTCTTTCATCGATAATATAAATGGCATTATTCGATCACCCCTTCTTCCGTTTCAATATTTTGATTGTTCTCTTCCGGCAATCTCCACAAGCGAAGCTCAACATCCTTCATATCAAGTGGGCGAACAACCTCGATCATAACGTCATTGCCTTCCTCGTCTTTTTCTTCCCCTACTATAAGTTCACGCTGGGTGGGAGGGATGATAATTGTAGCAACATACCAAGCTCCTAAACCTTCTCTCATGGTTTCGAGCTGATTGTCTAGGCAAATATCAATCACTTTTTCAGTATCATCTTGTCGATTAGCGGCGTTAACCGTAACATCTCCGACCGTTATTTCTTTACCATTTACAGCGTAAGGTGCTTTATCGCCTGTATTTACATGTGAAATAATCATTGTGTTTCCTCCTCTATTTTAATTATCAATACCGGTCCATTGCCCTCTACATTTAAACCATATCCGTTAATAGGATCAGGTTCGCCTCCTATTGGTTCAGATGTAATGGAGTACCTTTCACCTTCAAAAAAATAAAAAACGCTCACGCTAGATCTTCCTGCAAGTTCTTCTGCTATATCTGGGATGGTTGCATTCTTTAGACGCATGACTACCTCCTTTTTGCAATAAAAAAAGACCCGGAATTTTCGGATCTTAGTGAAACATATTTATCGGATAATCGTTAACTGGCGCATCCCTGGCCGATTCTTGTTTAAAGGATCGTGCGCCCAGTCGCCAGCAACACGTCTTCTGAATTCACTTTCTTGCGGAATATAGTACCCACCTTCAAATGCTTGTTCTAAAACATCCTCAGATTGTGTAGCCTCTCCCGCGTATTTTCCTATTACCAACGTTTTGTCTTCTGTTTCAAAGAAAATTTTTTCTGTCTTTTCGCTTGTAACGAATTTAGGTTCGAATTTCATCCATCCATTTTCGTCTTTTTCTACACAGTAGAAGTCATTTTCAAAACTTTGTTTGGTCCTCAACAGTAACCCCTCCCGACAATTATTAAGTCAATTTTACACTCTCGGATTGATCAAAGTCCATAAAAAAGAGACTGAAGTAGCGCTTCCGGTCATCTTGACTTTGAAACCATTTTGAGTTTTGTCGTATGCGAGTAAATTTCCGACGTCTCCACTATCTTCTTCCGAAGTTAATACAATATCATAATCAGGCGCGTTTATTTGAGCGTACCCACTTAAAGCTACAGTGACAAACGGGTCAGCTGATCGAAAGTAACCGTCGTCGCTCAACGCGTTGTTTATTGTCGCCCTACCTTGTAGCAATCGTTGATTTTTGATTTTTTTCAATTCTTGACCATTAAGGCTAGCTTGTTGTAAGGCTGTCAACGCCACCAAACTGACGTCTAGATGAGATAATAAAATCCCTGATTCCATACGATTCATAGTGACTTCGTTGTAAGCTGTTCCTTCGACTAATATATCGCCGCTCTCTTCATCGATAACTCTATCTTCCCACTCGATAGGAGCGTAAGATTGATTTCTTAATTCTTCGGTCATTTTCTACACCTCCTGGATAATGAATTTAAATTCTAACAATAGCCCTTTTCCTTCTTCATGAACTTTTTGGTCATTTCTTTCGGCCAAAACTTCTCCGTTTTCCCCTAGCAATCGGCACCTGGTAACAGTTCCGTATGGATCATTCTGCGTAAGATAAACATGCTTCCTGACTATTTTGCCATCAATAAGAGAACGCCTTAAACTCGCTTGATATGTCGATCCCCCGATAGTGTAGTCGGCCTTTACGGTCCTTTTGTCAATGTGTCGGGCTAACTCAACTAATAATAATTCCTTCAACAATTCAAATCACCTCCCCGCAATGATATACGCCTGACGGAAACGAGCGCCCAATGCCTGTTTTGATTTCATGATCAGCATTAACTTCTTCAACGTAACCGTAACCGTCATTCATTTTGTAAGGCAATAAACCAGAATACGCATATTCTGAAGCGTTTGGGAATATAGAAGCGCCAGATTCTTCAATCGAAAGCGCTTCTATCGTTTCCTTTTCGGTAGATCCAAATGATGATTGGGTAGGATAAACACCACATAGCATTTCTCCTGTCGGAAATTCGATGACGTATTGACCTGCATCTGACGTAACTCCAACTACTTCATCGAATGAAGATCCTTTTGTGCTACTCTCCACGATATTGTTTCCGTAAAGTTCTCCAGATCGATATCCGATTCCGTATCCATGCTGAGGGGCGGAATTAACTTCAACTAAATCTTGTCTCATTGAACCGATCGATTCTTCCGGATGTACACCGCTGAAAAATGGCCCTAAAGGATTAAAATTAAACCCCATATCACCTTCAATCAATTTTATGAACATGTCACCTTTCAATAAAAGAAATCCGTCAAGCTTTGATCTTTTGTTTTTTGTTGCGTTGATGACTTGATTTAATTTTGATATTGAAAGTTTTTCTCGATATTTTAAGACGATTTTAAATAAAAATGGATCTCCGTTATAGTTAAACCACTCTAAAAGTTCGGCATCGCTATAAATTGTCGTGACAGCACTTTCCACCGCTTGAGGAGTGCCTTTTAACGAGTGCCACCTTAAAGAATTTTCAACTATATCTCTTCGAATTTCGATCGGTAACGATGTATCGTAAAAAGGAGCTCTAAACTCCCAAGCTAACAAGTCAATAACGGGACCACTCAACTCTTTAATGCGAGGCAAAATAATGCATTTTTTTGCCTCATCTGCCATTATCCAATAATCACTATCCAACCCGCTCGATGCAGCGATTATGTCAGGGTCACTCCTTAAATTTGGAGGTAGTAAATCAAGAAGCTTAATATTATGAATATTAATCATCCTCTAACCCTCCGTAATTTATGTTAATCGTTTCAGCCTTAGCTACCTCTGTTTTATCTAGTTGTCTATAATTAGGGGATTGCACATCTACCCTCTTGGCTCCAGCCTGAATAATTCGTGAAATTAATTCAGAGGGGTTGATATCGCGTCCTTGTTTAGTTTTTTGCCATTTTACAAAGTCTTCGATTGCTTTACTAACATTTTCTTGAATAGTCGTATTCTGTGAAGAGTGAAATGAAGGTATATAGTAAGTTAAATCAATGTTATACCCCACTTGCTCAGGCGCACCTGTTATTACATTATCAGTAAGTGGTCGCTTATCCTTAGCGCTCAAATGGCTTTTTAAACCTTCAAGAAACGTTGTTTCGGGAATTTCTCCGTCGCTCAATAATACCCTTATATCTATCACTCCCCCACTAGGACTTGTGACTACGACATCCTCGATTGTACTACTATACTCTTTAGCAAAGAAAATATAAGCGCCTTCTGGTCCGGCGACACTGTAGCTTTCTGGAGCTAACCATATCCTCTCACGCAAGCTTTCGTCATCCTCTCTTTCGGCACCACCTTGACTAGTTTCTGTGTTCGTAACACTCTCTACCCAAGGTAAAGGATCAATCAATACATTTATTTGCCCAGGAGTGAAATTATTTCCAGCTACCCCCGCCGTTAAGCACTCTGTCGTCACGATCGTCTCACTTTCTCCGGCTGGAATGTCGACGTTTTTAATTGTCTCGAAATAAATATCATTCCCTGGTCCCGCTCTTGTGCCGATCGGGATGGTGATTGTCACTGGTTGCACAGAGCTCAGTACAAATTTGACAGACACTCTCGCTTTAGTATCCTCCAACCTCTCAACTCTTTGTGGTCGGGATGCAGCTAAATTTTCAAGATACTCACCTTGGCTATACTTCAATAAATTCTGTTTAGCTGAAAAGTCAATAACTTGCCTTAATTGAAATTCCCTCAACGCTTGAGAGTATAAAAATATCCTGATAGGGTCTCCAGGGTAAAGTTTTTTCCTTTGTCCTGTCTGTTCGAAAAACGCTTGTTCGTAATCGGAAATCAGTTCATTTATTATTATCTCTGCATCTTTTTTCGCAAACGATACATCTGGCAAATTATTCAGTTGCACCGACAAAATCAATCACCACCCTCGGTATTAAACTTCCATCCATAGCGTGAACTAAAAAATATACTTCGCGCACTGAAGCTCTAGGTTCATACTTTCTTGTTTTTTCAGCGTACTCTACAATAAGATGACCTTTGGCAATGTTTAACGGTTGGTCTAAGATGTCCCAATTAATTCCGAAATCTCGATCAAAGGGTACAGTTCCTGCGGGAGTTGTGTAAATCAACTTTAAATTCTGGATGATTTCTTGATTTCTCATTAAACCAAAATCTATTTCTACTGATTGTGGGTCT harbors:
- a CDS encoding signal transduction protein; translation: MTEELRNQSYAPIEWEDRVIDEESGDILVEGTAYNEVTMNRMESGILLSHLDVSLVALTALQQASLNGQELKKIKNQRLLQGRATINNALSDDGYFRSADPFVTVALSGYAQINAPDYDIVLTSEEDSGDVGNLLAYDKTQNGFKVKMTGSATSVSFLWTLINPRV
- a CDS encoding phage tail protein, coding for MINIHNIKLLDLLPPNLRSDPDIIAASSGLDSDYWIMADEAKKCIILPRIKELSGPVIDLLAWEFRAPFYDTSLPIEIRRDIVENSLRWHSLKGTPQAVESAVTTIYSDAELLEWFNYNGDPFLFKIVLKYREKLSISKLNQVINATKNKRSKLDGFLLLKGDMFIKLIEGDMGFNFNPLGPFFSGVHPEESIGSMRQDLVEVNSAPQHGYGIGYRSGELYGNNIVESSTKGSSFDEVVGVTSDAGQYVIEFPTGEMLCGVYPTQSSFGSTEKETIEALSIEESGASIFPNASEYAYSGLLPYKMNDGYGYVEEVNADHEIKTGIGRSFPSGVYHCGEVI
- a CDS encoding AAA family ATPase; translation: MIISHVNTGDKAPYAVNGKEITVGDVTVNAANRQDDTEKVIDICLDNQLETMREGLGAWYVATIIIPPTQRELIVGEEKDEEGNDVMIEVVRPLDMKDVELRLWRLPEENNQNIETEEGVIE
- a CDS encoding hemolysin; the protein is MLKELLLVELARHIDKRTVKADYTIGGSTYQASLRRSLIDGKIVRKHVYLTQNDPYGTVTRCRLLGENGEVLAERNDQKVHEEGKGLLLEFKFIIQEV
- a CDS encoding baseplate J/gp47 family protein, coding for MQLNNLPDVSFAKKDAEIIINELISDYEQAFFEQTGQRKKLYPGDPIRIFLYSQALREFQLRQVIDFSAKQNLLKYSQGEYLENLAASRPQRVERLEDTKARVSVKFVLSSVQPVTITIPIGTRAGPGNDIYFETIKNVDIPAGESETIVTTECLTAGVAGNNFTPGQINVLIDPLPWVESVTNTETSQGGAEREDDESLRERIWLAPESYSVAGPEGAYIFFAKEYSSTIEDVVVTSPSGGVIDIRVLLSDGEIPETTFLEGLKSHLSAKDKRPLTDNVITGAPEQVGYNIDLTYYIPSFHSSQNTTIQENVSKAIEDFVKWQKTKQGRDINPSELISRIIQAGAKRVDVQSPNYRQLDKTEVAKAETININYGGLEDD
- a CDS encoding SUMF1/EgtB/PvdO family nonheme iron enzyme, yielding MPFILSMKDTYRQAVEAATGGKNTVMYDDKGNPSIMVCVNKQNYADIITGGASTPFPAFIVNGQVKNEFWMSKFQNIVHDGRAYSIPGVDARTSITYDQSKAACEAKGAGWHLATNPEWAVIAEWAKKNGSMPRGNNNYGKDIAAPYETGRKAGTSDRVLTGSGPASWSHDGTNDGIFDLNGNIWEWVQGYKIVDGIAHVMVDNNFGDAESLWINTGVNVTTGMTSGHKILTLKEGVIPNSPGMLWEGLAIPATADATGASAYGNDGYYFNALGERFPNRGGHWTTGAIAGVFALNLFYERSFSSSYRGFRSAFISSI